From Octopus bimaculoides isolate UCB-OBI-ISO-001 chromosome 19, ASM119413v2, whole genome shotgun sequence:
TGTTGAGCATCTGTTCATCAACCTCCTTCATCGACATGCGGCCTCGGAAAATAGTAGCGACGGTGAGGTAACGACCGTGTCTTGGGTCACAGGCGGCCATCATATTTTTAGCATCGAACATTTGTTGTGTGAGTTCTGGTACAGTTAAAGCTCTATATTGCTGACTGCCGCGGGATGTTAATGGGGCAAAGCCTGGCATGAAGAAATGTAAGCGAGGGAATGGAACCATATTTACAGCAAGTTTACGTAAATCAGCATTCAGCTGCCCGGGAAATCGAAGACATGTTGTAACACCAGACATTGTGGCGGAGACCAAATGATTTAAGTCACCATAGGTAGGAGTGGTTAGCTTGAGTGTACGGAAGCAAATATCGTATAATGCTTCGTTGTCGATGCAGTAAGTTTCATCTGTATTTTCTACCAACTGATGGATGGATAGGGTTGCGTTATATGGTTCGACTACAGTATCCGATACctgcaagaaaataaaaagaacctACTGTAGTCCGAATAAAAACGGTCAAAGAATGCAGAACTAAACTACATTAACTAGGAAAATACGAATTTCTAGCTTTAAACTTTACAAATGACAACAGTTGTAGGTTAAAAGTAGGAAACATTCATAAAGATAGCAGCCTATGGTGGGAAAGGTTAACAATAGTAATCTTTAACTATATATTCTATGTAACCAGCTATAACCAAATTCAATTCAAGTGCGGCGCAAGATAGAACCGGCTGTCAGTATGTATACATCTAATTTATGCAAGAACAGCGTCGCGCACTTGCAAAAGAAGGCCAACTTCTTTTGCAAgtggaaaagataaaaaacaaaaataaaaaaatttacttaCTTTAGGTGAAGGGACGACGGAGAATGTGTTCATGATTCTATCTGGATATTCTTCTCGGATTTTGCTGATTGCTAGAGTTCCCATACCCGAGCCAGTACCACCGccaagtgagtgagtgagttggAAACCTTGTAGACAATCGCAACTTTCGGCTTCCTTACGGATTACATCCAACACTGAATCGACTAATTCGGCACCCTCAGTGTAATGACCTTTCGCCCAGTTGTTACCAGCTCCACTCTGTCCGAATACAAAGTTGTCAGGTCGGAAAAGCTGACCGAATGGACCTGAACGAACGGAATCCATCGTGCCGGGTTCCAAGTCGACAAGAACAGCGCGTGGTACATATTTGCCGCCAGTAGCTTCATTGTAGTAGACATTAATTCTCTCTAATTGCAAATCGCTATCACCATGGTAGGTGCCGGTGGGATCGATACCATGTTCATCAGAAATAACTTCCCAGAATttagctccaatctgatttccaCATTGTCCAGTTTGTACATGAACTATTTCCCTCATGATTACTGTAGTCGGTCTCGTTACAAACACGTCTTACTTGATGAAGCCGCAACGAAGATTTGAAAATAGCTCAGCAAACCACGCCTTTTATACTGGGCgggagtaacggttttttttttttttttttagaacgaGAATTACGAATAAACGAgaatcataattaattaattattttttttatg
This genomic window contains:
- the LOC106875406 gene encoding tubulin beta chain, with the translated sequence MREIVHVQTGQCGNQIGAKFWEVISDEHGIDPTGTYHGDSDLQLERINVYYNEATGGKYVPRAVLVDLEPGTMDSVRSGPFGQLFRPDNFVFGQSGAGNNWAKGHYTEGAELVDSVLDVIRKEAESCDCLQGFQLTHSLGGGTGSGMGTLAISKIREEYPDRIMNTFSVVPSPKVSDTVVEPYNATLSIHQLVENTDETYCIDNEALYDICFRTLKLTTPTYGDLNHLVSATMSGVTTCLRFPGQLNADLRKLAVNMVPFPRLHFFMPGFAPLTSRGSQQYRALTVPELTQQMFDAKNMMAACDPRHGRYLTVATIFRGRMSMKEVDEQMLNIQSKNSSYFVEWIPNNVKTAVCDIPPRGLKMSATFVGNSTAIQELFKRISEQFTAMFRRKAFLHWYTGEGMDEMEFTEAESNMNDLISEYQQYQDATADEGDLDEEEEEEEPC